A stretch of DNA from Candidatus Fonsibacter ubiquis:
TAAATTTTTCTCTGGGTGCCTTGGTGGGTTCGTTAATTTGGTGGTTAATTTTAATTGAGTTTGCAAGATTCTTAAAAAATAAAGTAAATTCTACTTTTATAAAACGATCTAATATTATTTCAGGATTTGTAATCTTGGGTTTTGGTGTACTTGTAATTTTATCAACCCTTGGTAATAATTAATTTATGGGTTTTTTAAATATTATTATCCCTTTTATCATTTTAATTTCTATCGTGGTATTCGTCCATGAGTATGGCCATTATTATTATGCTAGAAAATATGGTGTTAAAGTAACAGATTTTTCAATTGGTTTTGGAAAAGAATTATTTGGTTGGACAGACAAACATGGAACACGTTGGAAATTATGTTTAATTCCCCTAGGTGGTTATGTAAAATTTTTTGGAGACGTTAATCCAGCTAGTCAGCCTGACCAATTATCTAAGTTTTCCGATGAAGAAAAAACTTACTTACTTTCAACTAAAAAATTATATCAACGAGCAATCATTGTATCTGCAGGACCAATTGCCAATTTCATTTTAGCGTTAGTAATTTTTGCATGTGTATATATGTTTTTTGGTAAAGATTTTTCCGTTCCAGTAATTCAAGATGTAAAAGTAGACAGCCCTGCTTATAAAGCTGGTTTAAAAAAAGGCGACCAAATTACCTCTATTAATGATAAGACTATTAATAGTATTACAGAAGTTTCCCAATCAATTTCTTTATCTGATACTAATTTAATTAAAATTACAGTCTTGCGAGATAAAAAAGAATTCGATTTTCAAATTCAAGCAATTGTTCAAGAAGGAAAAGATAATTTAGGAAATAATATCAATCGTAAAATGATTGGTATTCAAATTGTTCCATTAAATAATGAAATCAATAGACAAAGATTAGGACCTTCAAAGGCTATTTACCACTCTTTGAAAGAAATTTGGTTTACTATCTCAACAACCATGAGCTATATCGGTAAAATGATTGTTGGTACTGAAAAAGCTGACCAACTTGGTGGACCAATTAAAATTGCACAAATCTCCGGACAAGTTGCTGAACTTGGAATTATTCCTTTCTTATCCATCATGGCTTACATTTCCATCAGCTTGGGGTTAATTAATCTATTTCCAATTCCATTATTAGATGGAGGTCATTTATTATTTTACTTTTATGAGTTTGTTAGAGGCAAACCCTTAAGTGAAAAAATGCAAACTTACTTCTTTAAATTCGGTTTATTTGTACTTTTAACTTTAATGTTTTTTTCCACTTATAATGACCTTAAAGGTCTGGGTCTTTTTTAAAAAGTCATATAAAACAGCGTTTTAACCCAAAAGCCTTAAAAATCATATCAACATGTAGTGTT
This window harbors:
- the rseP gene encoding RIP metalloprotease RseP, whose product is MGFLNIIIPFIILISIVVFVHEYGHYYYARKYGVKVTDFSIGFGKELFGWTDKHGTRWKLCLIPLGGYVKFFGDVNPASQPDQLSKFSDEEKTYLLSTKKLYQRAIIVSAGPIANFILALVIFACVYMFFGKDFSVPVIQDVKVDSPAYKAGLKKGDQITSINDKTINSITEVSQSISLSDTNLIKITVLRDKKEFDFQIQAIVQEGKDNLGNNINRKMIGIQIVPLNNEINRQRLGPSKAIYHSLKEIWFTISTTMSYIGKMIVGTEKADQLGGPIKIAQISGQVAELGIIPFLSIMAYISISLGLINLFPIPLLDGGHLLFYFYEFVRGKPLSEKMQTYFFKFGLFVLLTLMFFSTYNDLKGLGLF